The following are from one region of the Roseobacter fucihabitans genome:
- a CDS encoding DMT family transporter, with the protein MQIDIATDTRTNTLGSLWMVGAMAAFALEDSLIKLAAQTLEVGQILVLFGLGGALIFAGIARMQRDRLCTADAISPAMRLRVGFEITGRLFFALAITLTPLSSATVILQATPLVVVAGAAMVFGEKVGPRRWIAIGIGLLGVLVIVQPGSDSFSLLSLLAVIAMFGFAGRDLASRAAPRALSASVLGFYGFLSVVMAGVFYTLWAGQTFEPLSGGAALYLMGATFAGVLAYTSLMKAMRMGQVSAVTPFRYTRLLFGIGFGVMLFGEQLSWSVLAGCALIVVSGLFTLWRGQKASAPV; encoded by the coding sequence ATGCAGATCGACATCGCGACCGATACCCGTACCAATACCCTCGGGAGCCTGTGGATGGTCGGTGCGATGGCGGCCTTCGCGCTTGAAGATTCGCTGATCAAACTGGCGGCGCAAACCCTTGAAGTCGGACAGATACTGGTCCTCTTCGGTCTGGGGGGCGCACTTATCTTTGCGGGAATCGCGCGGATGCAACGGGATCGGCTGTGCACGGCGGATGCGATCTCTCCTGCGATGCGCCTGCGCGTGGGGTTCGAAATCACCGGGCGGTTGTTCTTTGCGCTGGCGATCACGCTGACGCCGCTGTCCTCGGCCACCGTTATTTTACAGGCCACGCCGCTGGTTGTGGTTGCCGGGGCGGCGATGGTTTTTGGCGAGAAAGTGGGCCCGCGCCGTTGGATCGCAATCGGTATCGGACTTTTGGGGGTCCTGGTGATTGTGCAGCCGGGCTCGGACAGCTTTTCCTTACTCTCGCTTCTGGCTGTGATCGCCATGTTTGGCTTTGCCGGGCGGGATCTGGCCAGTCGGGCGGCACCGCGCGCGCTGAGCGCGTCGGTTCTGGGGTTTTACGGGTTTTTGTCGGTCGTTATGGCGGGCGTTTTCTATACGCTATGGGCGGGGCAGACATTCGAGCCCCTGAGCGGCGGCGCGGCGCTCTATCTTATGGGCGCGACCTTTGCGGGGGTGCTCGCCTATACCAGCCTGATGAAAGCGATGCGGATGGGGCAGGTCTCAGCGGTAACGCCGTTTCGCTACACGCGACTGCTCTTCGGCATTGGATTCGGGGTTATGCTCTTTGGGGAGCAACTGAGTTGGTCGGTGCTTGCGGGATGCGCGCTGATTGTGGTTTCGGGCCTCTTTACGCTGTGGCGCGGGCAAAAAGCATCCGCTCCGGTTTAG
- a CDS encoding DUF1636 domain-containing protein, which yields MTTQAKVQITVPETQTTELLVCVKCRRGLEIPEDERRPGQRLFDTLRAQDMPAGVSVKPVECLQNCDHGCTIALRGGDRWTYIYGNIDEVSHPDILLDGAARYNATSDGLIPWRERPDHFKRNCIARIPPLEIEND from the coding sequence ATGACGACACAGGCCAAAGTACAGATCACGGTGCCCGAAACCCAGACCACGGAATTGCTTGTCTGCGTCAAATGCAGGCGCGGTCTGGAAATCCCCGAGGACGAACGCCGTCCTGGCCAGCGCCTGTTTGATACGCTGAGGGCGCAGGATATGCCCGCAGGGGTGAGTGTGAAACCGGTCGAATGTCTGCAAAACTGTGATCACGGTTGCACCATCGCGCTGCGCGGGGGGGACCGGTGGACCTATATTTACGGAAACATCGACGAAGTGTCGCATCCTGACATCCTTCTCGACGGGGCTGCGCGCTACAACGCCACGAGCGATGGGTTGATCCCGTGGCGCGAACGGCCCGACCATTTCAAACGCAACTGTATCGCGCGCATACCGCCGCTGGAGATTGAAAATGACTGA
- the cobW gene encoding cobalamin biosynthesis protein CobW gives MTDLAKLPVTVITGFLGSGKTTLIRNLMQNPGGKRLAIVVNEFGDVGVDGDILKSCAIPDCPAENIMELANGCICCTVADDFIPTIEALMALEPRPDHILIETSGLALPKPLLKAFDWPDIRSKITVDGVIALADAEAVAAGRFASNVAAVDAQRAADESIDHETPLSEVFEDQISCADIILLTKPDLAGPEGVAKAKAFIATHAPRPLPVVEVAEGMVDPRIILGLEAAAEDDMNARPSHHDGPHDHDHEDFESIVVDIPEVADPEDLVRAVQVLANEHNILRIKGYAAVAGKPMRLLVQAVGARVRHQYDRPWVAGEARQGRLVVIAEHDDIKSDTIKSVLGVRAVEAAE, from the coding sequence ATGACTGATCTTGCAAAACTCCCCGTTACCGTCATCACCGGCTTTCTGGGGTCGGGTAAAACCACGCTGATCCGGAACCTCATGCAAAATCCGGGTGGCAAACGTCTGGCCATTGTCGTCAATGAATTCGGTGATGTGGGCGTGGATGGGGATATCCTCAAAAGCTGCGCGATCCCCGATTGCCCGGCGGAAAACATCATGGAACTGGCGAATGGCTGTATTTGCTGTACCGTAGCGGATGATTTCATTCCGACTATTGAGGCTCTGATGGCCTTGGAGCCGCGCCCCGATCACATCTTGATCGAAACGTCTGGGTTGGCCTTGCCCAAGCCGCTGTTGAAGGCGTTTGATTGGCCCGATATCCGGTCGAAAATTACAGTGGATGGTGTCATTGCTCTGGCGGATGCAGAGGCCGTGGCGGCGGGGCGTTTTGCGTCCAACGTCGCGGCGGTCGATGCGCAACGCGCGGCGGATGAGAGCATTGATCACGAGACGCCTTTGTCGGAAGTGTTCGAGGATCAGATTTCTTGTGCCGATATTATCCTGCTGACCAAACCTGATCTGGCCGGTCCTGAGGGTGTCGCGAAGGCCAAGGCGTTTATCGCCACCCATGCGCCGCGCCCCTTGCCGGTGGTTGAGGTCGCCGAGGGTATGGTCGATCCGCGCATCATTCTGGGTCTGGAAGCGGCGGCAGAGGATGACATGAATGCCCGCCCCAGCCATCACGATGGTCCGCATGATCACGATCACGAAGATTTCGAGAGCATTGTTGTGGACATCCCGGAGGTTGCGGACCCAGAGGACCTGGTGCGGGCGGTTCAGGTCTTGGCCAATGAGCACAACATTCTGCGCATCAAGGGCTATGCCGCCGTGGCGGGCAAGCCGATGCGCCTTTTGGTGCAGGCGGTGGGCGCGCGGGTGCGCCATCAATATGATCGCCCTTGGGTCGCGGGTGAGGCGCGTCAGGGCCGTTTGGTGGTGATTGCAGAACATGATGACATCAAGAGCGATACGATCAAATCGGTACTGGGTGTGCGGGCCGTCGAGGCGGCGGAGTAA
- the cobN gene encoding cobaltochelatase subunit CobN, which yields MHVVFRESHGLEETETPMDLGQSPADLVVLSFSDSDLGAFAEGWRRGGGAVAQRPTLRLANLVALKHPLSVDTYVEQTLAGAKGILIRLIGGVPYWAYGLQQVRALAQVNGIALAVLPADGRVDTRLDEYSTLPVSTLRRLSHLCDTGGAIAAQAALAQLSLAAGLYAGPVTGSKALPSVGAWTPEQGVSCPVLAQTAQLRPRIVIMFYRSYLVAADLAPITALFEAFRSRGYDVIGLFAPSLKAPEAAGWLQRQIAFLAPAAIVNATAFSGKGKDGTSPLDAGNVPVFQVALATSTRKAWGQAERGLSPSDLAMHVVLPEVDGRIMGGVVSFKEPGVRDVDLEYARFAHRPMPDRVQAVADRVHGWLTLAQKPAHARRVALVLSTYPGKDWNMGHAVGLDAPASAQAILQDLQAAGYDTQALGADLPQRLLARATSWSVEEYKTALFKLPAALRDDLCAAWGAPENDPDFEEGAFHFAALACGKVLIALQPERGTPKHRGDDYHDLSRVPRHAYVAFYLWLQGCLDALVHIGAHGTLEWLPGKSVALSDTCWPEALTGALPVIYPFVVNDPGEAAQAKRRIGAITLGHIPPPLRESGTPDRLVRLESLLDEFSNADGLDPRRRDRLQEDIRAEAQALGVEEDLGLARAACSAEAITRIDRFVCDIKESQFGEGLHIWGRVRDTPGAFDTTSSARAEQQSLLDALAGRRIAPGPSGSPYRGRTDVLPTGRNLFTTDPRSVPTRAAYAQGVRLADELVRRHLQDAGDYPRGLIVDLWGSATMRTAGEDFAMALHLLGVRPLWDKGSERVSGIEVLPITELERPRIDVTLRVSGLFRDVFPTLSAFFAQAVRALAARDEAPDWNPYAGGADLARVYGPAPGSFGVGLGDAAQTFTPEGRRAAGEAWLKASAWALDGDNVARDEAGIRNRVAQADTFVHAQDLPETDLLLAADYAAHEAGFAAAQAITGGQASLYHLDNTDPNRPRARALPEEIARVVQARAANPAWIAGMRAHGFRGAAEIAATLDHMAAFAHLAGAVAPHLFDLFYDETLGEAETDQFLQDANPEAREAMVQRFGELHAAGLWETRRNSILATLEAAQ from the coding sequence ATGCACGTCGTTTTCCGCGAAAGCCACGGGTTGGAGGAGACAGAGACACCGATGGATCTGGGGCAAAGCCCTGCCGATCTGGTGGTGTTGTCGTTTTCAGACAGCGACCTTGGGGCCTTTGCGGAAGGCTGGCGACGCGGTGGCGGAGCGGTGGCCCAAAGGCCCACCCTACGGCTCGCCAATCTGGTGGCGCTCAAACATCCCCTGTCGGTGGATACCTATGTTGAACAGACATTGGCAGGGGCCAAGGGCATTTTGATCCGGCTGATCGGGGGTGTGCCTTATTGGGCTTATGGATTGCAGCAGGTCCGCGCTTTGGCACAGGTCAACGGGATCGCCTTGGCGGTGCTGCCCGCGGATGGGCGGGTGGATACGCGGCTTGATGAATATTCGACGCTGCCGGTGTCAACGCTGCGCCGTCTTTCGCATCTGTGCGATACCGGGGGTGCGATTGCGGCGCAGGCGGCATTGGCGCAGCTTTCGCTGGCGGCGGGGCTCTACGCGGGACCCGTTACCGGATCAAAGGCCTTGCCCAGCGTCGGGGCCTGGACGCCGGAGCAGGGGGTAAGCTGCCCGGTTCTGGCGCAAACGGCGCAGCTGCGGCCGCGCATTGTTATCATGTTTTACCGTTCCTATCTGGTGGCCGCAGATCTGGCCCCGATCACAGCGCTTTTCGAGGCATTTCGGTCGCGCGGGTATGATGTGATCGGCCTCTTTGCGCCCTCGCTGAAGGCTCCGGAGGCCGCCGGCTGGTTACAGCGGCAGATTGCGTTTCTGGCCCCGGCGGCCATCGTGAATGCCACGGCTTTCAGCGGCAAAGGCAAAGACGGCACATCGCCGCTGGACGCAGGCAACGTCCCGGTGTTTCAGGTTGCATTGGCCACCTCGACCCGCAAGGCCTGGGGACAGGCGGAACGCGGGCTGTCCCCGTCTGATCTGGCCATGCATGTGGTTTTGCCCGAAGTCGACGGGCGGATCATGGGCGGAGTGGTTTCCTTCAAGGAGCCGGGTGTGCGCGACGTTGATCTGGAATATGCGCGTTTTGCGCATCGTCCCATGCCTGACCGGGTTCAGGCCGTCGCGGATCGCGTCCATGGCTGGCTGACGCTGGCGCAAAAACCCGCCCATGCCCGCCGTGTGGCGCTGGTGCTTTCCACATATCCGGGCAAAGATTGGAACATGGGCCATGCGGTCGGCCTTGATGCTCCAGCCTCGGCGCAAGCGATCCTGCAAGACCTGCAAGCGGCGGGATATGACACGCAAGCGCTGGGCGCGGATTTGCCGCAACGGTTGTTGGCGCGTGCGACCTCCTGGTCCGTTGAGGAGTACAAAACGGCATTGTTCAAGCTTCCGGCCGCCTTGCGGGATGATCTTTGCGCGGCGTGGGGTGCGCCCGAAAACGATCCCGATTTTGAAGAAGGCGCGTTCCATTTCGCGGCGCTGGCATGCGGCAAGGTGCTGATCGCGCTGCAACCCGAACGCGGCACGCCCAAGCATCGCGGGGATGACTATCACGACCTGTCGCGGGTGCCGCGCCACGCCTATGTGGCATTTTATCTCTGGTTACAGGGTTGCTTGGATGCGTTGGTGCATATCGGCGCGCATGGCACGCTGGAATGGCTGCCGGGTAAATCCGTGGCCCTTTCCGATACCTGCTGGCCCGAAGCGCTGACCGGGGCTTTGCCGGTCATATACCCCTTCGTCGTGAATGACCCCGGTGAGGCGGCGCAGGCCAAGCGGCGCATCGGGGCGATCACGCTGGGCCATATCCCGCCACCGCTGCGCGAAAGCGGGACGCCGGATCGGCTGGTGCGGCTTGAGTCGCTGCTCGATGAGTTTTCCAATGCCGATGGGTTGGATCCCCGGCGCCGCGACCGCTTGCAGGAGGACATCCGCGCAGAAGCGCAGGCGCTCGGCGTGGAGGAGGACCTTGGACTGGCGCGCGCGGCGTGTAGTGCGGAGGCGATCACGCGCATTGACCGCTTTGTTTGTGACATCAAGGAAAGCCAGTTTGGCGAGGGTCTGCACATCTGGGGCCGGGTGCGCGACACGCCGGGGGCCTTTGACACTACCTCTTCGGCTAGGGCCGAACAACAATCGCTGCTGGATGCGCTGGCCGGGCGGCGCATTGCGCCGGGCCCTTCCGGCTCGCCCTATCGCGGGCGCACGGATGTGCTGCCGACGGGGCGCAACCTGTTTACCACCGATCCGCGGAGCGTTCCGACGCGGGCGGCCTATGCGCAGGGCGTCAGGCTGGCGGATGAACTGGTGCGCCGCCATCTGCAAGACGCAGGCGATTACCCGCGCGGGTTGATCGTGGACCTCTGGGGCTCGGCGACGATGCGCACGGCGGGCGAGGATTTTGCCATGGCGCTGCACCTTCTGGGCGTGCGGCCGCTGTGGGACAAGGGATCAGAACGTGTTTCCGGCATTGAAGTATTGCCGATCACCGAGCTGGAGCGCCCGCGCATTGATGTGACGCTGCGGGTCTCGGGACTTTTCCGGGATGTGTTCCCGACGCTCTCGGCGTTTTTTGCGCAGGCCGTGCGGGCGCTGGCGGCGCGTGATGAGGCCCCCGATTGGAACCCCTATGCGGGGGGGGCGGATCTGGCGCGCGTCTACGGCCCGGCACCGGGCAGCTTTGGCGTTGGTCTGGGTGATGCGGCGCAGACCTTCACCCCGGAAGGGCGCCGTGCGGCGGGAGAGGCCTGGCTCAAGGCCAGCGCCTGGGCTCTGGACGGTGACAATGTTGCACGGGACGAAGCCGGTATCCGAAACCGTGTGGCGCAGGCCGATACATTCGTGCACGCACAGGATTTGCCCGAAACCGATCTGCTGCTGGCGGCGGATTATGCCGCCCATGAGGCCGGATTTGCCGCAGCACAGGCGATCACCGGCGGGCAGGCGTCGCTTTATCATCTGGACAATACCGACCCAAACCGCCCCCGTGCACGCGCCCTGCCAGAGGAAATCGCCCGCGTAGTGCAGGCCCGTGCGGCCAATCCTGCCTGGATCGCGGGCATGCGCGCCCATGGGTTTCGCGGTGCCGCCGAGATTGCCGCGACGCTGGATCACATGGCGGCCTTTGCGCATCTGGCCGGGGCGGTCGCACCGCATCTGTTTGACCTTTTCTATGATGAAACACTGGGCGAGGCGGAAACCGATCAATTCCTGCAGGACGCCAATCCCGAAGCACGCGAGGCTATGGTGCAACGTTTCGGTGAATTGCATGCCGCCGGGCTTTGGGAAACGCGGCGCAATTCCATCCTCGCCACACTTGAGGCCGCGCAATGA
- a CDS encoding cobalamin biosynthesis protein CobG — MTAQPTIKGWCPGAYRPMMSGDGLIMRIRPFFARLEAAQVLGLCALAQVHGNGFLDLTNRANIQIRGVQPNGLDDLLAGLGDLDLLDHTPTLETRRNIILTPFWRAGDDSHFLYNALTGSLCDLPELPAKFGFVIDAGEVPVLGGASGDIRIERGADGLILRADGAAYGHPMTRGTAVAAIHHMAQEFARQRRPEQRRMAAFVSGDDAPGAEVQAAPPVVPGPHPLGVMLGAAFGQLDAAAVSRLMQETGARALRVTPWRLFLLEGVSVPETRDFITCADDPLLHVDACPGAPHCASATVSTRDLARRLAACCTGSLHVSGCAKGCARKSCADITFVGNQGRFDLVRNGHAWDAPEKSGLLPDSLMAELTGRK; from the coding sequence ATGACCGCCCAGCCCACAATCAAGGGATGGTGCCCAGGCGCCTACCGGCCCATGATGTCGGGCGATGGGCTGATCATGCGGATACGCCCGTTTTTCGCCCGTCTAGAGGCGGCGCAGGTGCTGGGGCTTTGTGCCTTGGCGCAGGTGCATGGCAACGGTTTTCTGGACCTGACGAACCGCGCAAACATCCAGATCCGGGGCGTGCAGCCGAATGGGCTGGATGATCTTCTGGCGGGTTTGGGTGATTTGGATCTATTGGATCACACCCCCACGCTGGAAACCCGGCGCAACATTATCCTGACGCCATTCTGGAGGGCAGGGGATGACAGCCATTTCCTCTATAATGCCCTAACTGGGTCGCTCTGTGACCTGCCGGAATTGCCTGCGAAATTCGGCTTCGTCATTGATGCCGGTGAGGTGCCGGTATTGGGCGGTGCTTCGGGGGATATCCGCATTGAACGCGGCGCGGATGGCCTGATCCTGCGCGCAGACGGTGCCGCATATGGGCATCCCATGACGCGGGGCACAGCCGTGGCGGCGATACACCACATGGCGCAGGAGTTCGCGCGGCAACGTCGCCCGGAGCAGCGCAGGATGGCGGCATTCGTATCAGGGGACGATGCGCCGGGCGCAGAGGTACAGGCCGCGCCGCCCGTGGTGCCGGGGCCGCATCCGTTGGGCGTGATGCTCGGGGCCGCCTTCGGACAGCTGGACGCTGCGGCTGTGTCGCGGCTGATGCAAGAAACCGGCGCACGGGCCTTGCGCGTCACGCCCTGGCGGTTGTTTCTGCTGGAAGGCGTTTCAGTGCCAGAAACGCGTGATTTCATCACCTGCGCCGATGATCCGCTGTTGCATGTCGATGCCTGTCCCGGTGCGCCTCATTGCGCCAGCGCTACGGTAAGTACCCGCGATCTGGCGCGCCGTCTGGCCGCCTGTTGCACGGGGAGCCTTCACGTTTCGGGATGCGCGAAGGGATGCGCGCGCAAATCCTGCGCCGATATCACCTTTGTCGGTAATCAGGGGCGTTTTGATCTTGTCCGGAACGGTCATGCATGGGATGCCCCTGAAAAATCAGGGCTGTTGCCCGATAGCCTTATGGCGGAACTGACAGGCCGAAAATGA
- a CDS encoding precorrin-8X methylmutase, producing the protein MTYTYETNGAAIYKQSFAMIRAEADLAAFAADEEQIAVRMIHAAGLVGLEQHIRFSPGFAVSARGALEAGAPILCDARMVSEGVTRTRLSAHNEVICTLHHDDVRAMAAEMQNTRSAAALELWRPHLAGALVAIGNAPTALFHLLNMLQDPDCPRPAAIIGCPVGFVGAVESKDALWADQPVPCCIVQGRLGGSAITVAAINAVASRAE; encoded by the coding sequence ATGACCTATACCTACGAAACGAATGGCGCGGCGATTTACAAACAATCCTTTGCGATGATCCGCGCGGAGGCCGATCTTGCCGCTTTTGCGGCGGATGAGGAACAAATCGCCGTGCGCATGATCCACGCCGCCGGGCTGGTGGGTCTTGAACAACACATCCGGTTTTCGCCCGGCTTTGCGGTCAGCGCGCGCGGCGCGTTGGAGGCGGGCGCGCCGATCCTATGCGATGCGCGCATGGTGAGCGAAGGTGTGACGCGCACCCGTTTGTCCGCGCACAATGAGGTGATCTGTACGCTGCACCATGACGACGTGCGCGCCATGGCCGCCGAGATGCAAAACACCCGCTCGGCGGCGGCGCTGGAGCTGTGGCGACCCCATCTGGCGGGCGCGCTGGTGGCCATCGGGAATGCACCCACGGCGCTGTTTCACCTGCTCAATATGTTGCAGGACCCAGACTGCCCCCGCCCCGCCGCGATCATCGGATGCCCGGTGGGTTTCGTGGGCGCGGTCGAGAGCAAGGACGCGCTTTGGGCCGATCAACCCGTACCTTGCTGCATCGTACAGGGCCGCCTGGGCGGCAGCGCGATCACGGTTGCGGCCATCAACGCCGTCGCGAGCCGCGCAGAATGA
- the cobI gene encoding precorrin-2 C(20)-methyltransferase has translation MKPGTLYGLGLGPGDPDLMSVRADRLLRAARHVAFFRKAGRSGQARRIVNGMLHADAIEFPMEYPVTTEIPVSDPGYNAALSAFYTDCVAHLRALIESGEDVVVLCEGDPFFFGSFMHIYTRLRDHVPVEVVPAITGMSGAWTATGHPVTWGDDILTVMMGTLPEETLATQMSSSDAIVVMKIGRHIEKVKSALKQAGKFDAAWLIEFASMPNQTVQKLADAGDKITPYFSIIVVHGQGRRP, from the coding sequence ATGAAGCCCGGTACGCTTTACGGGCTCGGGCTGGGGCCGGGGGATCCCGACCTGATGAGCGTGCGCGCGGACCGGTTGCTGCGCGCCGCGCGTCACGTTGCGTTTTTCCGCAAGGCAGGACGCTCGGGGCAGGCGCGCCGGATTGTGAATGGCATGTTGCACGCGGATGCCATTGAATTTCCGATGGAATACCCGGTAACAACCGAAATCCCGGTCAGTGATCCGGGCTATAACGCGGCGCTTTCGGCGTTTTACACCGACTGCGTGGCGCATCTGCGGGCCTTGATCGAGAGCGGGGAGGATGTGGTGGTCCTCTGTGAGGGCGATCCGTTCTTTTTCGGCTCTTTCATGCATATCTACACACGCCTGCGCGATCATGTCCCGGTTGAAGTCGTGCCCGCGATCACCGGCATGTCGGGGGCCTGGACGGCGACGGGTCATCCGGTCACATGGGGCGATGACATCCTGACGGTGATGATGGGGACCTTGCCCGAAGAGACGCTTGCCACGCAGATGTCAAGCAGCGACGCCATCGTGGTGATGAAAATCGGACGCCACATCGAAAAGGTCAAATCCGCGCTGAAACAGGCCGGAAAATTTGACGCCGCATGGCTGATCGAATTCGCCAGTATGCCCAACCAGACGGTGCAGAAGCTTGCTGATGCCGGTGACAAGATCACGCCCTATTTCTCGATCATCGTGGTGCATGGGCAGGGTCGACGCCCATGA
- the cobJ gene encoding precorrin-3B C(17)-methyltransferase translates to MSGSLVIAGLGPGAEHLVTPEVQAALDLATDVVGYIPYVARIPTRAGLTLHASDNRVEIDRSRHALEMAANGARVVVVSSGDPGVFAMAAAVFEAVEAGPALWRDLDIRVAPGITAMLAAAAAVGAPLGHDFCAINLSDNLKPWAVIEKRLRLAAEADFAMAFYNPRSKSRPEGFVKTLDILNDACGDSRPVIFARAVSTPEQHIRVVPLPQARPEMADMRTMVIVGSSTTRLIERDGAPIVYTPRSLGA, encoded by the coding sequence ATGAGCGGATCGCTGGTCATCGCGGGCCTGGGGCCGGGGGCAGAACATCTGGTCACGCCTGAAGTCCAGGCAGCGCTTGACCTGGCCACGGATGTGGTCGGCTATATCCCCTATGTGGCGCGGATCCCGACGCGCGCGGGGCTTACGCTCCACGCCAGCGATAATCGCGTGGAAATTGACCGCTCCCGGCATGCGCTGGAGATGGCCGCGAACGGTGCGCGCGTCGTGGTGGTGTCCTCGGGCGACCCCGGTGTCTTTGCCATGGCGGCGGCAGTTTTCGAGGCGGTGGAGGCGGGGCCTGCGCTATGGCGCGATCTCGACATTCGCGTGGCCCCCGGTATCACGGCGATGCTGGCGGCGGCGGCGGCGGTGGGCGCGCCTTTGGGCCATGATTTCTGCGCGATCAACCTCAGTGACAATCTCAAACCCTGGGCGGTCATCGAAAAGCGCCTGCGTCTGGCGGCGGAGGCCGATTTCGCCATGGCGTTTTACAATCCCCGCTCTAAATCGCGCCCTGAGGGCTTCGTCAAGACACTCGACATCCTGAACGACGCCTGCGGCGACAGCCGCCCGGTGATTTTCGCGCGCGCGGTCTCCACGCCGGAGCAGCACATCCGCGTTGTACCGCTGCCTCAGGCGCGCCCGGAGATGGCGGATATGCGCACCATGGTGATCGTCGGCTCCTCCACCACGCGGTTGATTGAACGCGACGGCGCGCCGATTGTCTATACGCCAAGGTCGCTGGGGGCATGA
- a CDS encoding cobalt-precorrin-6A reductase, whose protein sequence is MAPNLLVLGGTTEATALCRALAETGLNGTISFAGRVARPVRQPLPQRVGGFGGVAGLCAYLRAQNITHVVDATHPFAAQMSRNAVAACAQTGVPLVALSRAPWMAEAGDHWSQVADMDGAVAALDRPAERVMLAIGRMHLAEFAPHPQHFYLLRLVDPPEIAPPLPDTHVVVDRGPFSMQSDLALMRDHRISLVVSKNSGGTGAYAKLLAARAVGVPVIMIDRPTLPERCEVHSVQAVLDWIAHAPSDLGV, encoded by the coding sequence ATGGCACCAAACCTGCTTGTGCTTGGCGGCACCACCGAAGCCACGGCGCTTTGTCGCGCGCTGGCTGAAACCGGCCTGAACGGCACAATATCCTTTGCCGGACGGGTGGCCCGCCCGGTGCGCCAACCCCTGCCCCAGCGTGTCGGCGGGTTTGGCGGCGTGGCGGGGCTCTGTGCCTATCTGCGCGCGCAAAACATCACCCATGTGGTGGATGCCACGCATCCCTTTGCCGCCCAGATGAGCCGCAACGCCGTGGCCGCCTGCGCGCAGACGGGCGTGCCGCTGGTCGCGTTGAGCCGTGCGCCCTGGATGGCGGAGGCTGGCGATCACTGGAGCCAGGTTGCGGATATGGACGGTGCGGTGGCAGCCCTCGACCGGCCCGCTGAACGCGTCATGCTGGCCATTGGCCGGATGCATCTGGCCGAATTCGCGCCCCATCCGCAACATTTCTACCTGCTGCGCCTTGTTGATCCGCCCGAGATCGCACCGCCCCTGCCCGACACACATGTCGTGGTGGATCGTGGCCCGTTCAGCATGCAGAGCGATCTGGCCCTGATGCGCGACCACCGCATCTCGCTGGTGGTGTCCAAGAATTCGGGCGGGACTGGAGCCTATGCCAAGCTTCTGGCGGCGCGCGCGGTTGGGGTGCCGGTGATCATGATCGACCGCCCCACTCTGCCGGAACGGTGCGAGGTCCATTCGGTACAGGCGGTTCTGGACTGGATCGCTCATGCCCCCAGCGACCTTGGCGTATAG